The following are encoded in a window of Borreliella chilensis genomic DNA:
- a CDS encoding guanine permease: MNQSKETLLFQFKNNTIDYKKEIIAGVTTFLSMAYIIAVNPAILSSTGMPIGALVTATCLTSAFSSILMGLYTNTPISLAPGMGLNAFFAFSVVIGMNIPWQVALAAVFTEGLIFIILSLSRARESIANSIPVNLKYSISVGIGLFIAFIGFVNGGIIIKNDATLVGIGSFIDLKVLFTFLGLFFIVIFEQLKVRGSILWAICSITAIAWTYAIFNPESANITGIRFPDGILRFESIGPIFNQLDFSYALSKHFWTFVTIVLVLLFNDLFDTLGTLIAVAAKGNMLDKNGKIPNVGKIFLIDAISTTVGAIMGVSTVTAYIESCTGIEEGGKTGLTTIVTGIMFFIAVFLSPLFIAVPASATAAALIYVGFSMCREIIKIDFSNIRENIPSFLILFLIPLTYNISSGISIGIIFYVLINIILNLLGNKKNKISPVMVLLCLIFVIKFVYGY; this comes from the coding sequence ATGAACCAATCCAAAGAAACATTATTATTTCAATTTAAAAACAACACCATCGATTATAAAAAAGAAATTATCGCAGGTGTTACCACTTTTTTAAGTATGGCATACATTATAGCTGTTAATCCAGCAATATTGTCTAGTACAGGCATGCCAATTGGTGCATTAGTTACTGCAACTTGTCTAACATCAGCATTTTCTAGTATATTAATGGGACTGTATACTAATACCCCTATTTCATTAGCACCGGGTATGGGCCTTAATGCGTTTTTTGCATTTTCTGTAGTAATTGGAATGAATATTCCTTGGCAAGTTGCATTGGCCGCTGTTTTTACTGAAGGGCTTATTTTTATTATACTGTCTCTATCAAGAGCACGAGAAAGTATCGCTAATTCCATACCAGTAAATTTAAAATACTCTATATCGGTTGGAATAGGACTGTTTATTGCTTTTATTGGCTTTGTCAATGGAGGAATTATTATTAAAAATGATGCTACATTGGTTGGAATCGGATCATTTATTGATTTGAAAGTTTTATTTACATTTTTAGGATTATTTTTTATTGTAATTTTTGAACAATTAAAGGTAAGGGGAAGTATACTTTGGGCTATTTGCTCAATCACTGCCATAGCTTGGACATACGCAATTTTTAATCCAGAAAGTGCAAATATCACAGGAATACGCTTTCCAGACGGAATTTTAAGATTTGAATCTATTGGACCAATATTTAATCAGTTAGACTTTTCTTACGCATTAAGCAAGCATTTTTGGACTTTTGTTACCATTGTATTGGTATTATTGTTTAACGATTTATTTGACACTTTAGGCACTTTAATAGCGGTAGCAGCAAAAGGTAACATGTTGGACAAAAACGGGAAAATTCCCAATGTTGGTAAAATATTTTTAATTGATGCCATTTCTACTACTGTTGGAGCAATAATGGGGGTTTCAACTGTAACAGCATATATTGAAAGTTGTACAGGAATAGAAGAAGGGGGCAAAACAGGCCTAACAACAATAGTAACAGGAATAATGTTCTTTATTGCGGTTTTTCTTTCACCATTATTTATTGCTGTTCCTGCCAGTGCAACTGCTGCAGCATTAATATATGTAGGATTTTCAATGTGTAGAGAAATAATAAAAATTGATTTCTCTAATATAAGAGAAAATATCCCTAGTTTTTTAATACTCTTTTTAATTCCCTTGACATACAATATTTCTTCGGGAATAAGTATTGGAATAATATTTTATGTTTTAATAAACATAATACTTAATTTACTAGGAAATAAAAAAAATAAAATCTCCCCAGTAATGGTACTACTATGTCTAATATTTGTTATTAAATTTGTTTACGGTTATTAA
- a CDS encoding guanine permease yields the protein MGEYIKGLLFQFKNNTIDYKKEIIAGITTFLSMSYIIAVNPAILSNTGMPIGALVTATCLTASFSTILMGVYTNTPLALASGMSLNAFFAFSLVIGMNIPWQVALAAVFIEGLIFILLSFLRIREQIINSIPVNLKYSISVGIGLFIAFIGFVNGGIIIKNDATLVGIGSFINLKVLFTFLGLFFIAIFEQLRVKGSILWAISIVTLTAWIYAIFNLENAKTIGINLPNGIIKFESIRPIFNQLDFSYVVSEHFWTFISVVFILLLNDLFDTIGILISVTTKGGMLDKNGKIPNAKKILLVDGIATTFGAIMGVSTITTYIESFTGIEEGGKTGFTSIVTGVLFLFAVFFAPLFIAVPASATAAALIYVGFSMCREIIKIDFSNIRENISSFLVFFLIPLTYSISSGFFVGAVFYVLVNLSFNLFSKEKIKISPIMIILCLIFIIKFIYGY from the coding sequence ATGGGAGAATATATTAAAGGTTTATTATTTCAATTTAAAAACAACACTATCGATTATAAAAAAGAAATTATCGCAGGCATTACTACTTTTTTAAGTATGTCGTACATTATAGCTGTTAATCCAGCAATACTATCTAACACAGGTATGCCAATTGGCGCATTAGTTACTGCAACTTGTCTAACAGCATCATTCTCTACTATATTAATGGGAGTTTATACTAATACACCTCTAGCCTTAGCTTCTGGAATGAGTTTAAACGCATTTTTTGCATTTTCTTTGGTAATTGGGATGAATATTCCTTGGCAAGTTGCATTAGCAGCTGTTTTTATTGAAGGATTAATATTTATTCTTCTATCATTTTTAAGAATCAGAGAACAAATTATAAATTCCATACCAGTAAATTTAAAATACTCTATCTCGGTTGGAATAGGACTGTTTATTGCTTTTATTGGCTTTGTCAATGGTGGAATCATCATTAAAAATGATGCTACATTGGTTGGCATTGGGTCATTTATAAACTTAAAAGTTTTATTTACATTTTTAGGATTATTCTTTATTGCAATTTTTGAACAACTAAGAGTAAAAGGAAGCATTCTTTGGGCAATTAGCATAGTTACTCTTACTGCTTGGATATACGCAATATTTAATTTAGAAAATGCTAAAACTATTGGCATAAACCTTCCAAATGGAATTATAAAATTCGAATCTATTAGGCCAATATTTAATCAATTAGATTTTTCTTATGTTGTGAGTGAGCATTTTTGGACTTTTATATCAGTAGTTTTTATTCTCTTATTAAATGATTTATTTGATACTATAGGTATTCTAATAAGCGTTACAACAAAAGGCGGCATGTTGGACAAAAATGGAAAAATTCCTAATGCAAAGAAAATATTACTAGTTGACGGTATTGCTACTACTTTTGGAGCAATAATGGGAGTTTCTACTATTACTACTTATATTGAAAGTTTTACAGGAATAGAAGAAGGTGGTAAAACAGGTTTTACTTCAATTGTAACTGGAGTATTATTTTTATTTGCAGTTTTTTTTGCACCTCTGTTTATTGCCGTTCCTGCTAGTGCAACTGCTGCTGCTTTAATATATGTGGGATTTTCAATGTGTAGAGAAATAATAAAAATTGATTTTTCCAATATAAGAGAAAATATTTCTAGCTTTTTGGTATTTTTTTTAATTCCTCTAACTTATAGCATTTCTTCGGGATTTTTCGTTGGAGCAGTATTTTATGTTTTGGTAAATTTATCATTTAATCTTTTTAGCAAAGAAAAAATTAAAATTTCCCCTATAATGATAATATTGTGCTTAATTTTTATCATTAAATTTATTTATGGATATTAA